A section of the Equus caballus isolate H_3958 breed thoroughbred chromosome 21, TB-T2T, whole genome shotgun sequence genome encodes:
- the OR9S18 gene encoding olfactory receptor family 9 subfamily S member 18 produces the protein MENFTHVSEFVLLGFRGTPGMQILLFLTFLILYVITVVGNFGMIVIIRADAHLHTPMYAFLQSLSLLDICYSSTIAPRALVNFLRENHTVSFAGCAAQFFFLSLFGTTEAFLLAAMAYDRFIAICNPLMYSVNMSHQVCVLLVSGSYLCGVVNAITQTTMTFRLPFYGSNEINDFFCDVPPLLSLSCSDTFINRLVLLGLCGSIIVSTFLIILVSYIYIISTILRIHTVQGRHKAFSTCASHLTGVCLFFGTVFFMYAQPSAIFSMEQSKVVSIFYTIVIPMLNPLIYSLRNKDVKQAVKRSKQKLSL, from the coding sequence ATGGAGAATTTTACACATGTCTCAGAGTTTGTTTTACTTGGATTCAGAGGGACTCCAGGAATGCAGATTCTGTTATTTTTGACCTTTTTGATCCTCTATGTTATCACTGTGGTGGGGAACTTTGGCATGATTGTAATTATCAGAGCAGATGCACACCTCCACACCCCAATGTATGCCTTCCTGCAAAGCCTTTCCTTGTtggacatctgctattcttccaCAATTGCACCCAGGGCTCTGGTGAACTTCTTGAGAGAGAACCACACAGTTTCTTTTGCTGGATGTGCTGCTCAGttcttcttcctgtctctttttGGTACCACGGAGGCATTCCTCCTGGCTGCCATGGCATATGACCGCTTCATTGCTATCTGTAACCCGCTTATGTACTCTGTGAACATGTCTCACCAGGTCTGTGTACTGTTAGTGTCAGGGTCCTACCTGTGTGGTGTAGTGAATGCCATCACTCAAACAACCATGACTTTCAGGTTGCCCTTCTATGGGTCCAATGAAATCAATGACTTTTTCTGTGATGTCCCCCCACTCCTGTCCCTGTCATGTTCAGACACCTTTATAAACCGACTGGTCCTTCTTGGTTTGTGTGGGTCTATTATTGTCAGCACATTCTTAATTATTTTGGTCTCATACATCTACATCATCTCAACCATCCTGAGGATCCATACAGTGCAGGGACGCCACAAAGCTTTCTCCACATGTGCCTCCCATCTAACTGGGGTGTGCTTGTTTTTTGGTACTGTTTTCTTCATGTATGCACAGCCCAGCGCCATCTTTTCCATGGAGCAAAGTAAAGTAGTGTCCATCTTTTACACTATTGTCATCCCTATGTTGAATCCCCTGATATACAGCCTGAGAAACAAAGATGTAAAGCAAGCTGTGAAGAGAAGCAAACAGAAGCTCTCTTTGTGA